The Lactobacillus acidophilus DNA segment TAACGGATTGTTAGCTAAAAAAATTACAAAAATAAATAAAATAGTAATTAATAATTTCCCTCGGGGATCCATTTTATAAATAAGAGAATGCCCCGGAATATATCTACCAACAATTATCTTACTCATAAAATTCACCCTCTAGGTTATTTTTAATCCCATCAATTAATTGATCAATTGTTAATGGATTTTTTAAAAATTTATAATTATTTAATTCTGATGCAAATATACCAGTAACAGGCTCAGATAAATTATGCTTTTTCAGCCATTTTCTATCTGCAAAAATATTTTCAGGAGTATCATGCTTAATTAATTTTCCCTTTTCCATTACGAGTACATCATTTGCATACTCTGCAACATCATCCATATTATGTGTAACCAAAATTACAGTATGACCTGCTTTTTGATAATCTAAAAACAATTGCATCATATCGTGCCGAGATTTTGGATCCAAGCCTGCCGCAGGTTCATCCAGACATAAAATCTGAGGCTCAATCGCCATTACACCTGCAATAGCTACTCTTCTCATTTGTCCACCAGATAATTCAAAAGGAGATTTAGAAGCAAGTTCTTCAGATATCCCCACTTTCTTCATCCATTTAAGTGCCTTATTTTTAGCTTCTTCTTCAGTTGCACCGAAATTCTTAGGTCCAAATTCAATATCTTCTAGAACCGTATTTTCAAACAATTGAACTTCAGGGAACTGAAAAACGAGACTTACTTTTTTGCGTAATCGTTTTAAATTTTTATTACTTGTCTCAGGTGTAATATGGTATCCCACAATGTTAATTACCCCGGCACTAGGCTTCAATAAAGCGTTAAAATGCTGCATTAAAGTAGACTTACCACTTCCTGTATGTCCAATCAATGCAACAAAACTATTATCAGCTAATTCAAATGAAACATTATCTAACCCTTTTTTCTCCATTGGAGTTTCTGGAGAATATATATAATCTACTTTTTTGAATTTAATTGACATAGATATTGCTCCAATTCATCTTGTGTTTTTATACTTTGTGGCACTTTAATTCCAGTTTCCTTTAACTTTAAAATTACTTTTTCTACAAATGGTATATCTAAACCTATTTCTTGTAATAATTCTGGTTTACTGAAAATATCTATTGGACCACTTTGAGCAAGAATTTTCCCATCATTTAAAACAATTACATCGTCTGCTAAACTTGCTTCATCAATATCATGAGTAATTGATATAATAGTTAAATTTTTATCGATCATCAATTGTCTAATTATTTTAAGAATTTGGTTTCTCCCATTAGGATCAAGCATCGATGTCGATTCATCCAAGATAATAATATCTGGTTCTACCGCAAGAATACCAGCGATTGCCACCCGTTGCTTCTGTCCTCCAGAAAGATTAGCTGGCTCTGCATTTATATAATCTAACATACCAACATCAGATAAAACTCGATTAACAATTCTAATCATTTCATTTCTAGGTACTCCCCTATTCTCCAATCCAAAAGCTACATCATCACCTACAGTAGCACCAACAAATTGATTATCTGGATTTTGGAATACAATACCTACTTTTTCTCTAACATTCCATACAGTTTTAGAATTTAAAGTTATACCCGAAACAATAATTTTACTATTTGCATCAGCATCAGGTAGAAGCAAACCATTTGTCAATTTTGAAATTGTAGATTTACCACTTCCATTATGTCCTATTAATGCAGTCCATGAACCTGACCTAATTTTAAAATTAATATCATTGAGGACAGGCTTTTCAGTATCAGGATAAGTAAATGAAACATGTCTAAATTCAACGGCGTTGTTTTTTGACACTATTACACTCTCCTTTCATAAAGATAATTACATATTAGTAATTGTAACAGAAAAAAGAGCAAAAAAATCACCCATGAAGAGGGATGATTCTTAATCATCTAAGCTAGACTAAGCTTACGCCATCATCTTTACGCTTATTCTCACTTTCATGGATAATTCTTAATACGTATTAAGTTGTGATTATTCTAGATTAAACTAATTCAAGAATAACCATTGGAGCAGCGTCACCTTTACGAGGAACAGCTAACTTCATAATTCTAGTGTAACCACCATTACGATCCTTGTAACGAGGTGCTACATCACTAAAAAGCTTTTGCAATGCTGACTTAACAACAACTGCATCCTTTTCTTCGTGGATATCTGCAACTTCGTTACGTACAAATGCTGCAGCCTTTCTTCTTGAAGCTAAATCGCCGCGCTTACCTAAAGTGATCATCTTTTCGGCAGTCTTACGAACTTCTTTAGCACGAGTTTCAGTAGTAACAATGCGTTCGTTCATGATTAATTGAGTAGTCATTTCTCTTAGCATTGCTTTTCTGTGAGCACTATCGCGACCTAATTTACGGTATGCCATGGGTTTGCCTCCTTTTATTACTAACTAGTCTTCTTGACGAAGTGAAAGACCTAAGTCAGTTAATTTATTCTTTACTTCTTCCAATGATTTACGTCCTAAGTTACGTACACGCATCATATCTGATTCTGTCTTATCAGTCAACTCTTGAAGAGTGTTAATGCCAGCACGTTTCAGGCAGTTATATGAACGAACAGAAAGATCAAGTTCTTCAATTGTCATTTCGAGCTTCTTTTCTTTCTTATCGTCTTCCTTTTCCACCATTACTTCGCTGAATTTAGTATTTGCATCAGCTGATTCAAACACCTTGAAATGTTCAACTAAAATTTTAGCAGCAAAACTAAGGGCGTCATTAGGCTTGATTGAACCGTCAGTCCAAATCTCAAAAGTGAGTTTGTCAAAATCGTCTCTCTTACCAACACGAGTTGATTCAACTTGGTAATTAGCCTTTTTAATTGGTGAGAATAGAGAATCAACAGGAATTACTCCGATTGGCATATCATCACTCTTATTGTCACTTGCTGCAACGTATCCTCTACCATTTTTTACGGCGAGTTCCATGTGCAAGTGTCCACCTTCAGCAATGGTACAAATATATTGATCTGGATTTAAGACTTGAACATCTGCATCAACTTTAAGATCATCAGCAGTCACTGTGGCAGGACCTTCAACGTCTAATTCAATAACCTTTTGTTCATCTGAAAGAGACTTTAATTCAAGCTTCTTTAAATTCAAAATGATTTTGGTTACATCTTCTCTAACGCCAGGAACTGTTGAGAACTCGTGTAAAACGCCATCAATTTGCACATAAACAAGTCCAGTACCCGGAATAGAAGTAAGTAATACTCTTCTTAAAGAATTACCTAAAGTAGTACCAAAGCCTCGCTCAAGTGGTTCAACAACAAACTTACCGTAAGAATCTTCTTGTTCAACAACGGTAATATTTGGTTTTTCAAATTCAATCATTACTGGGCCCCTTTCAAAACGTAACGTCCTATAATATCATGGACAAAATTAAGCACGACGACGTTTTGGTGGTCTGGAACCATTGTGGGGAACTGGCGTAACGTCACGAATTGCAGTAATTTCAAGACCAGTTGCTTGAAGTGATCTAATAGCAGATTCACGACCAGCACCAGGACCTTTAACAGAAACTTCTACATGTTTCATACCTTGGTCCATTGCACTCTTAGCTGCTGCTTCAGCTGCCATTTGAGCTGCAAATGGAGTAGACTTACGACTACCCTTGAAACCCAATGCACCAGCTGAAGACCAAGCAACTGCATTACCTTGAACGTCAGTAATCATGACTAAAGTATTATTAAACGTTGAGTGAATGTGTGCCACACCGCTTTCAACATGCTTCTTCACACGACGCTTACGTGCTGTTTTCTTTGCAGGCATCAATAAACCTCCTTATAAATTAAATTAACGGTTTCTCTTAGTACCCTTACGAGTACGAGCATTATTCTTGGTATTTTGGCCACGAACTGGAAGTCCACGGCGGTGACGAATACCACGATAAGAACCAATATCAACTAAGCGCTTAATGTTCATGCTTACTTCACGACGTAAGTCACCTTCAACACGGTACTTATCTACTTCAGCACGAAGCTTTTCTTGATCTTCTGGAGTCAAATCCTTTGAACGAATATCTTCAGACACACCAGCGTCAGCACAAATCTTCTTAGCAGTTGCATCACCAATACCATAAATGTATGTTAAGGCAACAACGATTCGCTTATCTCTTGGTAAGTCAACACCAGCAATACGAGCCATAAACTACACCTCCTCTATTCTCTATTAACCTTGACGTTGCTTGTGTTTTGGATTTGCTGGGCAAATTACCATAACACGGCCATGTCTCTTAATAACTTTACAATGTTCACACATTGGTTTAACAGATGGTCTAACCTTCATGTTTCCCTCCGTTATATTACTTTATAAATCGATACGTAATTCTACCTTTAGTTAAATCATATGGAGATAACTCAACTGTTACACGGTCTCCTGGCAAGATACGAATGTAATGCATTCTAATCTTACCTGAAACGTGTGCTAAAATAGTAGCTCCATTTTCCAATTCAACTTTAAACATAGCATTAGGTAAGGTATCAACTACCTTACCTTCTACTTCAATGACATCATCTTTTGCCAAAGTTGTTCCTCCGCAATTAAACAGTCATACTTTGAAATTATAACACGGATAAAAAATTATACAAATCTTTCTTATTGATTATTGCTCAATACCGCATCAATGTCTTCAAAGACTTTTTCTGGAGTTTGTTCACCATTAATTATAGTAAGCAAACCTTTCTTTTGGTAAAAGTCCTTCAAAGGTGCATTCATCTTTTCATTAACTTCAAGACGATTCTTAACAACTTCTGGCTTATCATCTTCACGTTGATAAAATTCATGACTACCACAACGATCACAAGTACCTTCAACTTTAGGTTGCTTAGAAATCTTGTTGTACGTAGCACCACAATTTTTACACATGTATCTTGCTGATAAACGCTTAATCAAAGTATCTTCATCAACTTCAAGCGCAATGACATTAGTTAATGGCTTCTTCAAACGCTTAGTAATACCTTCTAAAAGTTCTGCTTGCACAGTAGTTCTTGGAAAACCATCTAAGATATAACCTTCTTTAATATCAGGTTGACTTAAACGTTCTTCAACTAATCTTGCAGTAACTTCATCTGGTACTAAGTTACCTTTATCAATGTAGCTCTTAGCTTCAAGACCAACTTTAGTCTTGTTTGCCATTGCTTCCCTAAACATATCTCCAGTTGAGATATGAGTTAAGTGATATTTATCGACGATTCTTTCTGATGCTGTACCTTTACCAGCACCTGGTAAACCTAAAAGAATTAAGTTAATCATTTTTTCCGTTCCTATCTGATGAATCCAACATATTCTCTCTTCATTAACAAGCCGTTAATTTGACGAGATAACTCAAGAACAACCCCAATCACAATTAAAAGACTTGTTCCTCCTAAACCAATGGAACTTGGGAGATTCCAAAAGTTAGTAGCCAATTGAGGCAATAGAGCAACTAAACCTAAAAATATTGAACCTACAGTTGATAACTTGATCAACATCTTTGAAATATAATTCTGTGTATCTTTACCTGGCCAAACGCTAGGAATATAAGCACCCTGTTTTTGTAAGTTTTCTGCTAGCTTCTCAGGGTTAACCTGAACAAAAGCGTAGAAGAAAGTAAATAAAATAATTAAAAGAGTGTAGATGATAACACCAGGAGTAGTTTGTAAACTAAAGATTTGATTCAATACTTTAAACCATTGTTGATCGCCTTGGGTTCTTTGAAAGGCCATTAAAATTGTTGCCGGCGTAATAATAAATGAACTGGCAAAAATAACTGGAATAACCCCAGATACATTAACTTTT contains these protein-coding regions:
- a CDS encoding energy-coupling factor transporter ATPase; protein product: MSIKFKKVDYIYSPETPMEKKGLDNVSFELADNSFVALIGHTGSGKSTLMQHFNALLKPSAGVINIVGYHITPETSNKNLKRLRKKVSLVFQFPEVQLFENTVLEDIEFGPKNFGATEEEAKNKALKWMKKVGISEELASKSPFELSGGQMRRVAIAGVMAIEPQILCLDEPAAGLDPKSRHDMMQLFLDYQKAGHTVILVTHNMDDVAEYANDVLVMEKGKLIKHDTPENIFADRKWLKKHNLSEPVTGIFASELNNYKFLKNPLTIDQLIDGIKNNLEGEFYE
- a CDS encoding energy-coupling factor transporter ATPase codes for the protein MSKNNAVEFRHVSFTYPDTEKPVLNDINFKIRSGSWTALIGHNGSGKSTISKLTNGLLLPDADANSKIIVSGITLNSKTVWNVREKVGIVFQNPDNQFVGATVGDDVAFGLENRGVPRNEMIRIVNRVLSDVGMLDYINAEPANLSGGQKQRVAIAGILAVEPDIIILDESTSMLDPNGRNQILKIIRQLMIDKNLTIISITHDIDEASLADDVIVLNDGKILAQSGPIDIFSKPELLQEIGLDIPFVEKVILKLKETGIKVPQSIKTQDELEQYLCQLNSKK
- the rplQ gene encoding 50S ribosomal protein L17, yielding MAYRKLGRDSAHRKAMLREMTTQLIMNERIVTTETRAKEVRKTAEKMITLGKRGDLASRRKAAAFVRNEVADIHEEKDAVVVKSALQKLFSDVAPRYKDRNGGYTRIMKLAVPRKGDAAPMVILELV
- a CDS encoding DNA-directed RNA polymerase subunit alpha is translated as MIEFEKPNITVVEQEDSYGKFVVEPLERGFGTTLGNSLRRVLLTSIPGTGLVYVQIDGVLHEFSTVPGVREDVTKIILNLKKLELKSLSDEQKVIELDVEGPATVTADDLKVDADVQVLNPDQYICTIAEGGHLHMELAVKNGRGYVAASDNKSDDMPIGVIPVDSLFSPIKKANYQVESTRVGKRDDFDKLTFEIWTDGSIKPNDALSFAAKILVEHFKVFESADANTKFSEVMVEKEDDKKEKKLEMTIEELDLSVRSYNCLKRAGINTLQELTDKTESDMMRVRNLGRKSLEEVKNKLTDLGLSLRQED
- the rpsK gene encoding 30S ribosomal protein S11 → MPAKKTARKRRVKKHVESGVAHIHSTFNNTLVMITDVQGNAVAWSSAGALGFKGSRKSTPFAAQMAAEAAAKSAMDQGMKHVEVSVKGPGAGRESAIRSLQATGLEITAIRDVTPVPHNGSRPPKRRRA
- the rpsM gene encoding 30S ribosomal protein S13, translated to MARIAGVDLPRDKRIVVALTYIYGIGDATAKKICADAGVSEDIRSKDLTPEDQEKLRAEVDKYRVEGDLRREVSMNIKRLVDIGSYRGIRHRRGLPVRGQNTKNNARTRKGTKRNR
- the rpmJ gene encoding 50S ribosomal protein L36; amino-acid sequence: MKVRPSVKPMCEHCKVIKRHGRVMVICPANPKHKQRQG
- the infA gene encoding translation initiation factor IF-1; protein product: MAKDDVIEVEGKVVDTLPNAMFKVELENGATILAHVSGKIRMHYIRILPGDRVTVELSPYDLTKGRITYRFIK
- a CDS encoding adenylate kinase, producing MINLILLGLPGAGKGTASERIVDKYHLTHISTGDMFREAMANKTKVGLEAKSYIDKGNLVPDEVTARLVEERLSQPDIKEGYILDGFPRTTVQAELLEGITKRLKKPLTNVIALEVDEDTLIKRLSARYMCKNCGATYNKISKQPKVEGTCDRCGSHEFYQREDDKPEVVKNRLEVNEKMNAPLKDFYQKKGLLTIINGEQTPEKVFEDIDAVLSNNQ